The DNA region GTGGTCAACGTTCAGTTTACCGACAGTGATGCGGTCGCCGTATTCATTGGCAATGTCGTCCAAGATTGGGGCGATCATTTTGCATGGACCACACCACTCGGCCCAGAAGTCTACTAATACTGGCTTGTCAGAATTAAGAACATCGCTCTCAAAACTTTCATCACTTAGCTGAACAATTTTGTCACTCATGATAATCTCCGCTGCTGAATTCGCGTGAAATAATAAAACACTATTATTTCTGTTTTTGAATGTTAGCGCAAACTGATATGCTTACGCCATGAGTAAAACACACTTAACAGAGACACGCTTCGCCGATCTCGACCTGCACCCGCAGGTATTGTCCGCACTGGAAAGTGCTGGATTTGAATATTGTACACCGATACAAGCATTGAGCTTACCGATTGCGTTAATCGGAAAAGACGTTGCTGGCCAGGCCCAAACCGGTACTGGTAAAACGATGGCGTTTTTAATTGCAACGTTTACGACGCTGCTTAACAACCCTCGTGACGGTGAGAAACGTTATCCGCGTGCCATTATTATGGCGCCAACGCGTGAGCTTGCTATTCAGATTGCCAATGATGCTGAACTACTCGCGAAGCATTGCGATATGCGCCTTGGCATTGTGTATGGGGGCGAAGGTTACGATTCTCAACGGCAACAGCTCGAAGAAGGCGTTGATATCCTGATTGGCACCACCGGTCGCTTGATTGATTACTACAAGCAAGGCATTTATCAACTCGATAAAATTCAAACGGTCGTTCTTGATGAAGCCGATCGGATGTTCGATTTAGGTTTCATCAAAGATATTCGCTACATGTTCAACAAAATGCCAGCGCCAGGCCAACGTCAAAGTTTGCTGTTTTCGGCGACGTTGTCGCAGCGCGTGCAAGAACTTGCTTATGAGCACATGGATTCGCCGACCAAAGTGGAAATCGAGCCATTGCGTAAAACCGGCGAGCGTATCAGCGAAGAGCTGTTTTATCCGTCGAAGCAAGACAAAATTAAGTTATTGCTGACGCTGATTGAAGAAGATTGGCCTGATAAGGCCATTATTTTCGCCAACACCAAACATACCTGCGAAAAAGTTTACAATTGGCTGGAAGCCGACGGTCATCGTGTTGGTTTGTTAACCGGTGATGTGCCGCAGCGCAAGCGATTGAAAATTCTTGAGCAATTCACCGATGGTGAGCTCGACTTTTTAGTTGCCACCGACGTTGCCGCACGCGGCCTTCACATTCCTGAAGTCAGTCACGTTTATAACTACGATTTGCCGGATGATTTTGAAGATTACGTGCACCGTATAGGTCGTACCGGCCGCGCTGGCGCAAGCGGCAAAGCGGTCAACTTAGCGTGTGAAGAGTATGTTTATAATCTTCCAGCGATTGAAGAGTATATTGGTCATAGCATTCCAGTGACCAAATACGACCCGACAGCACTGTTGACTGATTTAAAAACGCCACGTTCTAATAACCGTCGCCCGCGCGGAGGTCGCCGCAGTAGCGGTGGTAACCAACAGCGACGAAGTGGCGGTGGTCGTAAGCCGGCTCGGTAACTTACCATGACGCAGGACGCACGCTTCGCCGCAATTGATTTAGGCTCTAATAGTTTCCATTTAATTATTGCCACCGTGAAGCGTGACGGCCACTACCGAATTTTAGGTCGTTACCGTCAAAAGGTGCGACTTGCAGACGGTTTCGACGAGCACCTCAGTGTGAATGATGCCGCGATCACTCGCGGCATTGACTGTTTACGCGGGTTTGCCAATCTCCTTAAAAATATTCCCACTGAACGAATTCGTTGTGTTGCCACCGCAACGCTGCGTAAAGCGAGTAATAATGATGTCATGCTTGAGCAGTTCAAACAGGCACTAGGGCACGACATTGAAGTTATTTCTGGTGAGGCTGAAGCGCGCCTGATTTATCAAGGCGCAACCCAGCATTTGTTACACTCAAACAAATCTGTACTCGTGTTAGATATTGGCGGCGCAAGTACTGAAATTATTGTTGGCAGGGGCGTTCATCCAGAGCATTTAGTGAGCCTCGATATGGGGTGTGTCACATGGCAAAACCAATACTTCCCTGAACAAGTTATTAGTGAAGCAGCTTGCGAGAATGCCATAGTGGCTGCTAGCGACCTTATCGCGCCACACGCAACCCGTTTCAAGCAAGCGGGCTGGCAACACGTCAGTGGGGCTTCTGGGACGTTTCGTGCGCTTTATGATATGAACGAGCGAGGCCAACAACTCCCCATGTGTAAAGACTGGCTTCGTGACATTCTTAGCAAAGCCTGTGCTATCGGCCATGTGAGTGGCCTAGGAAAACTAGGTATTCGCCGTGATCGTCAAGCTGTCTTTGTTGGTGGGTTATGTATTTTGATTGCGTTAGTCGAACAGCTCAACATTCAGCGCGTAGAAATTGCTGAGGGAGCTCTTCGAGAGGGTCTGCTTATTGATATGCTGACCCACTCGATGCCGCAATAATTTATTTTTGCTGCAGTTGTTGGGCCGCATACTTCGCAAAGTACGTCAAAATACCGTCGGCACCAGCACGTTTGAAGCCTAACAATGACTCCATAATCACCGCTTCACTTAACCAGCCGTTGGCAATTGCCGCCTGCATCATCGCGTACTCGCCGCTGACTTGGTAGGCAAACGTAGGAACTTTAAAGGTATCTTTTACACGACGCACAATATCAAGGTAAGGCATGCCAGGTTTCACCATGACCATATCGGCACCCTCGTCAATATCCAAAGCGACTTCATGCAGCGCCTCATCAGAATTCGCTGGGTCCATCTGATAGGTTTTCTTGTCACCACCTTTCAAATTTCCAGCTGAGCCAACGGCATCACGGAATGGGCCATAGAATGCCGAAGCATATTTGGCTGAGTACGCCATAATTTGCACATTAATATAACCGTGCTCTTCCAATGCTTCACGAATCGCACCAATACGACCATCCATCATATCGGATGGCGCAACCACATCGGCGCCTGCACGTGCATGAGATAATGCTTGGCGCACTAACGCCTCGGTCGTGATATCGTTTTGGACATAGCCTTGATCATCGATGATGCCGTCTTGTCCGTGTGTCGTGAACGGATCGAGCGCAACGTCAGTAATCACACCAAGTTCAGGCAATTCAGCTTTTATAGCGCGCACTGCACGTTGGGCAAGTCCGTTATCATCCCAAGCCGCCTCAGCAGTCAGTGACTTATCTTCCGCTGGCGTCACTGGAAATAATGCCACAGCGGGAATTCCCAATGCTGCAATTTCTTTGCATTCTGCCACCAACAAATCAATCGATAAACGCTCTACACCTGGCATCGAAGCCACTTTCTCGCGCTGTTTTTCACCCGGCAATACAAATACTGGGTAAATAAAATCAGCAGCACTGAGCTGATTTTCAGCAACCATACGGCGGCTAAAATCGTGACGACGTAAACGGCGCATACGACGGAACGGAAATTGACTGACATGCTGCATAAATTGTCCTTCGCTTATTCAGTTGAGGAAGACGCAGAGCGCTCTTGTTCCACAATAACGCGGATTTGATCGCGTCCAGCAGCTTTCGCTCGATAAAGAGCATCATCGGCCGCGGCTAACAATTGTGTTGGCTGATCATAGACGCCTGCCGCAGCAACCGCAACACCAATACTGACGGTAATATGCATTGGTCCATGATCGGTATCAAAAGGATGCTCACGAACAACCTGTGCCAGCTTCACAGCTAAATCGCGAGCGCCAACTTCGTCTGTATCGGGTAGCAGCAAGGTAAATTCTTCACCACCATAACGATACAAAGTATCGCTAGCGCGGCGAAGGCTACGTTTGAGTAAATTCGCCAAATCAATCAAGATTTGGTCACCTAATAAGTGTCCGTAGCTATCATTGAGTGCTTTAAAATGATCAATATCGAGCATGATTAGCGTTAAACTGGTGCCATTACGTCGACAACGGCGGAATTCACGTTTGAATTCTTGATTTAGGAAACGACGATTATACAGTCCGGTTAAACCATCTTCGTTACTGCGTTGCTCAAGCTCTTGATTTGCCTTCTGCAAACGCACCATAACCCGCTCTAATTGTTCGGTACGCTCCGAAACCATATCTTCAAGTTGATGATTCATTTGCTCTTTCAGTGCGAGCTGCTCTTTACGACCATCATTGAAGCGAATTGCTAGCGCCCAGGACAACAACAAAACTTCAAACGCCGATGCCCCCATAATCGCGTAGCGCTGCACGAATACCGATTCAAACAGGCCCAAATAACCCAACGCGTTG from Pseudidiomarina andamanensis includes:
- the rhlB gene encoding ATP-dependent RNA helicase RhlB, which produces MSKTHLTETRFADLDLHPQVLSALESAGFEYCTPIQALSLPIALIGKDVAGQAQTGTGKTMAFLIATFTTLLNNPRDGEKRYPRAIIMAPTRELAIQIANDAELLAKHCDMRLGIVYGGEGYDSQRQQLEEGVDILIGTTGRLIDYYKQGIYQLDKIQTVVLDEADRMFDLGFIKDIRYMFNKMPAPGQRQSLLFSATLSQRVQELAYEHMDSPTKVEIEPLRKTGERISEELFYPSKQDKIKLLLTLIEEDWPDKAIIFANTKHTCEKVYNWLEADGHRVGLLTGDVPQRKRLKILEQFTDGELDFLVATDVAARGLHIPEVSHVYNYDLPDDFEDYVHRIGRTGRAGASGKAVNLACEEYVYNLPAIEEYIGHSIPVTKYDPTALLTDLKTPRSNNRRPRGGRRSSGGNQQRRSGGGRKPAR
- the hemB gene encoding porphobilinogen synthase — its product is MQHVSQFPFRRMRRLRRHDFSRRMVAENQLSAADFIYPVFVLPGEKQREKVASMPGVERLSIDLLVAECKEIAALGIPAVALFPVTPAEDKSLTAEAAWDDNGLAQRAVRAIKAELPELGVITDVALDPFTTHGQDGIIDDQGYVQNDITTEALVRQALSHARAGADVVAPSDMMDGRIGAIREALEEHGYINVQIMAYSAKYASAFYGPFRDAVGSAGNLKGGDKKTYQMDPANSDEALHEVALDIDEGADMVMVKPGMPYLDIVRRVKDTFKVPTFAYQVSGEYAMMQAAIANGWLSEAVIMESLLGFKRAGADGILTYFAKYAAQQLQQK
- a CDS encoding Ppx/GppA family phosphatase — its product is MTQDARFAAIDLGSNSFHLIIATVKRDGHYRILGRYRQKVRLADGFDEHLSVNDAAITRGIDCLRGFANLLKNIPTERIRCVATATLRKASNNDVMLEQFKQALGHDIEVISGEAEARLIYQGATQHLLHSNKSVLVLDIGGASTEIIVGRGVHPEHLVSLDMGCVTWQNQYFPEQVISEAACENAIVAASDLIAPHATRFKQAGWQHVSGASGTFRALYDMNERGQQLPMCKDWLRDILSKACAIGHVSGLGKLGIRRDRQAVFVGGLCILIALVEQLNIQRVEIAEGALREGLLIDMLTHSMPQ
- the trxA gene encoding thioredoxin TrxA translates to MSDKIVQLSDESFESDVLNSDKPVLVDFWAEWCGPCKMIAPILDDIANEYGDRITVGKLNVDHNNQTPPKYNIRGIPTLLLFKNGEVAGTKVGALSKAQLAEFIEQNL